The following nucleotide sequence is from Nitratidesulfovibrio termitidis HI1.
GGACCGAAGCCCCGGAGCTGGGCCGAGGCAGGAAGTGCCTGCCCCGGCCCGTCCCGGTGCGGGAAGGCGCGGCCACGGGCCGGTGACCGCGCCGCCGGGTAATGGGTGTCGCGCAGCCGAAGGCTCAGTTATGCGGAAAGGCCCAGCTTTTGGCGGCGCTCCACGATATGCGCCTCCAGCAGGTCCGCCGCCTTCACCGGGTCGGCTTCCACCATGAACGCCGCGCCCACCAGCCCGTTCAGGCCGTCCACGGCCATGCCGGTCACCACGTCGCTGCCCAGGATGTTGGGCGGCAGGCCGAGGTGGGTGGGAATGCCGCTGGCCACGGCGTACAGGCCGATGGCCGCCGCCTTTTCCGAATACCATTCCGGCGACGAGGCCCCCACGGGCAGGTCGCTGATGTCCACGCCCAGTTCGTCGGCCAGCAGGCCGCACAGTTGCAGGATGCGCGAGTTGTCCACGCAGCTGCCCATGTGCAGCACCGGCGGCACGCCCAGCGCCTTGCACACGGCTGAAAGGCCCGGTCCGGCCATGTCGGCGGCCTCTGGCATCAGCAGTCCGGCCTTGCCCGCCGCCGTGGTCACGCAGCCGGTGGCCAGCACCATGATGTCGCGGCGGATGAGTTCCTTGGCCAGGCCCACGTTGCCGGAATCCTGCATGATCTTGGGGTTGTTGCAGCCCACGATGCCCACGAACCCGCGAATCTGCCCGGCCTTCACGGCGTCCAGCAGCGGGGCGGGGGTGCCGCCCAGCGCGGCCAGGATGGCCTCGTTGGAGAAACCTGTGGTGATGGGTACCGGCTGCACGGGAATGCTGACCCGCGCGGGGTCGCGCCTGGTGAACGCATCGATGGCCAGCCGCACGATCTCGCGGCACTTTTCCTGCGCGTTGTGGGGGTGCACCTCGATGTGGGTGGCCCCGGTAAACCGCCCCTTGGGCGAGGTGGTCACGAAGCGGGTGTGGTAGCACGCGGCAATGCGCACCAGGCTGGGCATGATGCACTGATAGTCGGCCACGATGGCATCCGCCGCGCCGGTGACGATGGCCAGTTCGGTCATCAGGTGGTTGCCCGCCATGGGAATGCCCTGGCGCATCAGCAGTTCGTTGCCGGTGCAGCACAGCCCGGCCACGTTCAGGGCGGCGGCCCCGGCATCGCGGGCGGCCTGCTGCATGGCGGGTTCGCGCGCGGCGGCCAGGATCATTTCCGACACCACGGGGTTGTGGCCATGCACAAGGATGTTCACGGCGTCTTCGCGCAGCACGCCCAGGTTCACGGTGGACTGGCGGGGCATGGGCGTGCCGAACAGGATGTCCGACAGCTCGGTGCCGATCATGGACCCGCCCCAGCCATCGGCCAGCGCTGTGCGCGCGGCGTGGGTCAGCAGGCTGGCGGGGTCGTTGTCGCAGCCCATGTGGGTGCGGTGCATCATTTCGGCGATTTCGCGGTCAACGCCGCGCGGGGTCATGCCCAGGCGTTCCCACAGTTCGCGGCGGACCTTGGGGGCGCGCTTCAGAAAGGCCAGTTCGCTGCGGCGGCTGCCGAAGTCGGCGTAGCAGACCTCCACCAGGTCGCGGGCCACGTCCAGGGTGGGGCGGGTGTCCGCTTCGGCCACGCCCAGTTCGGCGGCGATGCGGCGCAACTTGGCCTCGTCGCGGATGGTGTAGCCGGGGGCATGGCCTTCCACCACGGCTTCCAGCGTTTCGATCAGGTCGCGGCCATGGTCGGAGTGCCCGGCGGCGCCGCCCGCGATGAACCGGCCGAAGTTGCGGGCCACGATGACGTCGGCGTCCGCGCCGCACACGCCGTAGCGCATCTTGCCGTCCTTGCGGTTGGCGATGCGGCAGGGGCCCATGACGCAGTTGCGGCAGGTGGTGCCCAGTTCGCAGAATTTACAGTGGGGCGTCTGCTCGCGCATGCGGTCCCACGCGGTGGGGATGTTTTCGGCTTCGGCCTTGCGCAGCATCTGCCGCGCGTCTTCCCACAGTGTGCGCTCGTTCTCGGGGGTTCCGGAATTCATGTTGCCCTCCCTGGGCGGTGGCCCCGCTGGGGGGCCGCTGCGGTTGCACCGCGTCCGCTGCCGTTTCCCGCGACGCGTGCGGACGCATCCGCCGCCCCCGCACGTCCTCTCCTGCGCGCGGGCGGCACTGTATGGCACGAACGTAGCGCGGCAGGAAGGGTGAGTATGTCGGCTAGCCGACAGAAGGCGCGAAGGTGCGGAAAAAAGGGATGGCGGGAAAATGCGGGCACGGAAGCTGGCGTTGGCGGGCAGCGACGACGAGCGGAAACCGGGGCAGGGCGCGGCCTTGCCGCAAGAAATGGCCGGGCCGGGTAGTGGTCGCAGGCAGGGGGCGTCCCGTTGGGCGAGGCCCGTGGCAAGGTGCGGGCCGGGACGGGCCAGAACGGAGTTGGTGAAAGGCCGGGCGGGCTGGAAAAGGGAGCCGCTACGCGCTGGCCAGTTCGCGCAGGCGGTCCATGTCGCGCACGCGGTAGGCCCCGCGTCCTACGCGTTCAAGGATGCCGGAGCGGATCATGTCGTTGAGCAGGGTGGACACGGTCTGGCGGGTGGCCCCCACCATGCCGGCCAGTTGTTCCGTGGTCAGGTCCATGCGGATGATCTGGCCGCTGCCGGGCTGCACCGATGGGGCGGGCATGGCGTGGTGTCTGGTCGGGGTATGGGCGGGGCGCGGCGTGGCCGGGATGCGGGCGGGGGCATGCGCGGGAACGCCATCCGGGATTATCGCCACTCCCGTGGCGGAGGGCGCATTTTCCGCCGCGTCCATTTCTGCAAGATATGTCGGGTCGGTGGAGTCGGGGGCGGGAGCGCGCTCGGCCTGCTCCAGCAGCAGGGAGGCCAGGCGGGTGTTGCTGTCGCGGAACACCAGCCCCTCGATGAGAAAGAAGGTGGAGCGCAGCATCTGCCCCAGCACCCGCACCATGATGGCCGAAACCTCCGGCAGGTCGGTCATGCGGCGGCGGAAGGCGCGGGTGTCTGCCAGCAGCACTTCGCCGTCGGCCAGCGCCTGCACGTGCGCCCCGGTGTGGCTGCTGTAGATGTCGCCCCGTTCCAGAAAGGCCAGGGTGAATTCCTTGCCCCCGTACGAAAGGTACACCCGGAACCGCCCCGACTTCACCACCAGCACCAGGTCCTCCTGTTCGTCGGGCCAGAAGATGCCCTGCCCGCGCGCGACACGGCGCACGGAAAACATCTCGCGCAGGGGCGCGCTTTCGGGGCGCTCCAGTGCTTCCAGCAGATCGACGTCGGAGAGTTTCATCATCATGGTTGCGGCTCCTGCGTTCCGGTAGGGGCGACGGATGGCATCGGTGTATCGGTGGCAAGCGTGGAACGTACATTCCAGCATGGCACAGCCGTCTGCCCGGAGCAACGCATCACCTGTGCGGCGCGGATGCTGTGGATGCCCAGAAGCCAGATACGGGGACGCGGGCGTGCGTGGCGCGGAAAAATTGCGCGTCCCCGCGCCCTCGCCACGCGGCGACGGCACGGGGATGCGGAAAAGGCGGGAGGGGGGAGGCGCGAGAGGTTGTTCAGGCGACCGGCAGGCATCGCGTGCGGCGGGCAGGCCGGGATGCGGCCCGGCGCGTCTCGCGTTATTCCAGCCCCGCCTTGCGAAACGCCTCCGCAATGCTCTCGGCGTACGGGGCGCGCAGCACGCCCACCTCGGTGACGATACCCGCGATGAGTGCGGCGGGGGTCACGTCGAAGGCAAAGTTGTATACCGGCACCCCGTCGGGGGTGATCTGGGTGTCGCCCACGTGGGTGACCTCGCGCGGGGTGCGGTCCTCGATGGGAATGTGGTCGCCGTCGGGGGTGTTCCTGTCGATGGTGGACAGCGGCGCGGCCACGTAGAAGGGCACGCCGTGTTCGCGGGCCAGCAGGGCCACGGAATAGGTGCCGATCTTGTTGGCGGCGTCGCCGTTGGCGGCAATGCGGTCGGCCCCCACCACCACCTTCTGCACCATGCCCTTGCGCATAAGATGGCCGCAGGCGTTGTCGCAGGCCACGGTGACGGGGATGTGGTCCTCGTGCAGTTCAAAGGCGGTCAGCCGCGCCCCCTGCAGGAAGGGCCGCGTTTCGTTGGCGATGACCGAAATCTTCTTGCCCGCGTCCACCGCGCCCCGGATGACCCCCAGCGCGGTGCCGTACCCGGCGGTGGCCAGCGCGCCCGCGTTGCAGTGGGTCATCACCGTGTCGCCCTCGTCGATCAGCGCCGCGCCGTGGCGGCCCATGGCGCGGTTGATCTCGATGTCGTCGCGGTGGATGCGCCGCGCCTCCGATTCCCATAGCGAGAGCAGCGTGGCAAAGGGCGCGTGCCCGGCGGTTTTCCACACCTTGCGCATGCGGTCCACGGCCCAGCGCAGGTTC
It contains:
- a CDS encoding Crp/Fnr family transcriptional regulator codes for the protein MMMKLSDVDLLEALERPESAPLREMFSVRRVARGQGIFWPDEQEDLVLVVKSGRFRVYLSYGGKEFTLAFLERGDIYSSHTGAHVQALADGEVLLADTRAFRRRMTDLPEVSAIMVRVLGQMLRSTFFLIEGLVFRDSNTRLASLLLEQAERAPAPDSTDPTYLAEMDAAENAPSATGVAIIPDGVPAHAPARIPATPRPAHTPTRHHAMPAPSVQPGSGQIIRMDLTTEQLAGMVGATRQTVSTLLNDMIRSGILERVGRGAYRVRDMDRLRELASA
- the mtnA gene encoding S-methyl-5-thioribose-1-phosphate isomerase, whose translation is MEHHIRYDAAQRALILLDQRLLPTRQEDFVCRTTEDIVTALQVMVVRGAPAIGVTAAWGCVLAAYEAAEAGDHWHPVLDGLLERIAKARPTAVNLRWAVDRMRKVWKTAGHAPFATLLSLWESEARRIHRDDIEINRAMGRHGAALIDEGDTVMTHCNAGALATAGYGTALGVIRGAVDAGKKISVIANETRPFLQGARLTAFELHEDHIPVTVACDNACGHLMRKGMVQKVVVGADRIAANGDAANKIGTYSVALLAREHGVPFYVAAPLSTIDRNTPDGDHIPIEDRTPREVTHVGDTQITPDGVPVYNFAFDVTPAALIAGIVTEVGVLRAPYAESIAEAFRKAGLE
- the cooS gene encoding anaerobic carbon-monoxide dehydrogenase catalytic subunit; translated protein: MNSGTPENERTLWEDARQMLRKAEAENIPTAWDRMREQTPHCKFCELGTTCRNCVMGPCRIANRKDGKMRYGVCGADADVIVARNFGRFIAGGAAGHSDHGRDLIETLEAVVEGHAPGYTIRDEAKLRRIAAELGVAEADTRPTLDVARDLVEVCYADFGSRRSELAFLKRAPKVRRELWERLGMTPRGVDREIAEMMHRTHMGCDNDPASLLTHAARTALADGWGGSMIGTELSDILFGTPMPRQSTVNLGVLREDAVNILVHGHNPVVSEMILAAAREPAMQQAARDAGAAALNVAGLCCTGNELLMRQGIPMAGNHLMTELAIVTGAADAIVADYQCIMPSLVRIAACYHTRFVTTSPKGRFTGATHIEVHPHNAQEKCREIVRLAIDAFTRRDPARVSIPVQPVPITTGFSNEAILAALGGTPAPLLDAVKAGQIRGFVGIVGCNNPKIMQDSGNVGLAKELIRRDIMVLATGCVTTAAGKAGLLMPEAADMAGPGLSAVCKALGVPPVLHMGSCVDNSRILQLCGLLADELGVDISDLPVGASSPEWYSEKAAAIGLYAVASGIPTHLGLPPNILGSDVVTGMAVDGLNGLVGAAFMVEADPVKAADLLEAHIVERRQKLGLSA